The proteins below come from a single Campylobacter sp. CCUG 57310 genomic window:
- the rpmA gene encoding 50S ribosomal protein L27: protein MAHKKGQGSTQNNRDSIGRRLGVKKFGGEFVRAGNIIIRQRGTATHAGSNVGLGKDHTIFALIDGFVKFERFDKKRKKVSVYPAA, encoded by the coding sequence ATGGCACACAAAAAAGGTCAAGGTTCAACCCAGAATAACCGAGATTCCATCGGTCGCCGCTTAGGCGTTAAAAAATTCGGAGGCGAATTTGTTCGCGCCGGCAATATCATAATCCGCCAAAGAGGCACGGCAACTCACGCCGGAAGCAACGTAGGTCTTGGTAAAGATCACACTATATTTGCATTGATAGACGGATTTGTTAAATTCGAAAGATTTGACAAAAAAAGAAAAAAAGTTTCCGTTTATCCTGCTGCTTAA
- the rplU gene encoding 50S ribosomal protein L21, with product MSKYAIIKHGGKQYRVSEGEYLKLDRFEAEPKANIEINEVLALGGDEVKVGAPFVKGAKVVLEVVNLGKDKKVVIYKKRRRKDSKLKRGFRRQFTRVKVLSIQA from the coding sequence ATGTCAAAATATGCTATTATAAAACACGGCGGAAAGCAGTATAGAGTGAGCGAAGGTGAATACCTTAAGCTTGATCGCTTTGAAGCCGAGCCAAAAGCAAACATCGAAATAAACGAAGTTTTAGCTCTTGGCGGAGATGAAGTGAAGGTAGGTGCGCCGTTTGTTAAGGGTGCAAAAGTTGTCTTAGAGGTCGTAAATTTAGGTAAAGACAAAAAAGTCGTCATCTATAAAAAACGCAGAAGAAAAGACTCTAAATTAAAACGCGGTTTTAGAAGACAATTTACTCGCGTTAAAGTTTTAAGCATACAAGCCTAA